A stretch of the Pan troglodytes isolate AG18354 chromosome 20, NHGRI_mPanTro3-v2.0_pri, whole genome shotgun sequence genome encodes the following:
- the LOC129137988 gene encoding uncharacterized protein LOC129137988: MTLRSYSQKAKIALYIIKRTQTKQSAQQQFRVFTSFFEHINQKLPEPPPLTKNLFAQLAENIASSLGISSCYVWFLQTLQGGKECGVGATSARLRPTTGEHVLSATAQLPLVDEKDDRQRRRGQAAARPGGCEASQGKLSRQLLPRPLWEEGRGRRLQGQWGGAGFPWVGAAASWAPLTLWVRVPLQADLRGNSPTPALDPPAPLNPLTWEPRNLGLRSPATLKPHPIDHLLKILVPGSGLLSTVNTHIKAPGSLLRRQSCLPPSDFKAGKCTDLGNSKRKYFLSLSRHQVIPSLCLGLVQPSKLCVASMLWSILHISTHFILMTIPLSMHDRQLHSTNEETGTVKTKE; the protein is encoded by the exons ATGACATTACGAAGCTACAGTCAAAAAGCTAAAATAGCTTTATACATTATAAAGAGGACTCAAACCAAGCAGTCAGCCCAGCAGCAATTCCGAGTCTTTACGTCATTCTTTGAACATATAAACCAGAAGTTACCAGAGCCTCCTCCTTTAACCAAAAACCTATTTGCTCAGCTGGCTGAAAACATTGCCAGCAGCCTAGGCATTTCCTCATGTTATGTTT GGTTTCTTCAGACATTGCAGGGCGGGAAGGAATGTGGGGTTGGGGCCACATCAGCTAGATTGCGGCCTACCACTGGGGAACACGTCCTGTCGGCCACCGCGCAACT CCCATTGGTCGACGAGAAAGATGACAGACAAAGGAGGCGTGGCCAGGCAGCAGCGCGTCCAGGTGGGTGTGAGGCATCACAAGGAAAGCTGAGCAGGCAATTGCTGCCCCGCCCACTCTGGGAAGAGGGGCGGGGCCGCCGGCTCCAGGGACAATGGGGTGGGGCGGGCTTTCCCTGGGTGGGCGCAGCGGCTTCCTGGGCCCCCCTCACGCTCTGGGTCAGAGTTCCTTTACAGGCGGACCTGAGAGGCAACTCACCGACTCCTGCCCTGGACCCTCCTGCGCCACTGAACCCCCTGACCTGGGAGCCTCGGAACCTAGGGCTCAGGAG CCCCGCCACCCTCAAGCCACACCCCATTGATCATTTGCTGAAGATTTTAGTACCTGGCTCTGGCCTGCTTTCCACCGTCAACACTCACATCAAGGCACCTGGATCTCTTCTCCGCCGGCAATCCTGCCTTCCGCCTTCAG actTTAAAGCCGGAAAATGTACTGACCTTGGGAATAGCAAGAGAAAGtacttcctttccctctcccGACACCAAGTGATCCCATCCCTGTGTTTAGGCCTAGTTCAACCTTCTAAGCTGTGCGTCGCTTCCATGCTTTGGAGCATTTTACATATATCTACCCACTTCATCCTCATGACAATACCATTAAGTATGCACGATCGTCAACTCCATTCTACAAATGAAGAAACCGGCACAGTGAAG ACCAAGGAATGA